One genomic window of Quercus lobata isolate SW786 chromosome 9, ValleyOak3.0 Primary Assembly, whole genome shotgun sequence includes the following:
- the LOC115961011 gene encoding mitogen-activated protein kinase kinase kinase 17-like: MGGMKRSREDYIAGGEVSLGYRVPSWSRGQLLGRGGFGSVFVAKLKKPCLGFPPIMAVKSENAASGPSSLSIEQRFLQALKGCPNVVQYFGSDITTTNSGDIIHNVFLELASGSLADFIKKYSSGTGMPEVIVRNCTRSILIGLKQVHDRGFVHCDIKPYNVLLVPNGDGYVAKVADFGLAKRQNVRDASGVRGTPLFFSPEMVRYRIQEAPSDIWALGCSVLMMLTGKPPWASTPKSELMSRIATESPTIPPHISKEAHNFLSCCFVRHPVKRLTATELLSHIFLLEPDEGEVYIQEKAKVSDEKSLEVKPQSQRCPSALPSFIPLPSSSSEEEEEHIPAAAKRACYRQIHPVAIMGCQPPVTFTVRAN, translated from the coding sequence ATGGGAGGAATGAAGCGAAGCAGAGAGGACTACATTGCCGGTGGTGAGGTTTCTCTGGGTTACAGAGTACCGTCTTGGAGCAGAGGCCAATTGCTTGGCCGTGGAGGGTTTGGTTCTGTTTTCGTTGCCAAACTGAAGAAACCCTGTTTGGGATTTCCTCCAATCATGGCTGTGAAATCAGAAAACGCTGCTTCTGGGCCATCTTCACTCTCAATTGAACAACGGTTTCTTCAGGCTTTAAAAGGGTGTCCTAATGTGGTTCAATACTTTGGATCAGACATCACAACCACCAACTCTGGTGACATCATTCACAACGTTTTTCTTGAGCTTGCTTCAGGAAGCTTGGCCGATTTCATCAAGAAATATAGTTCTGGTACTGGGATGCCTGAGGTTATAGTCAGGAATTGTACGCGGTCTATTTTGATTGGATTGAAGCAAGTTCATGACCGTGGATTTGTACATTGTGATATCAAGCCTTACAATGTCCTGTTAGTACCTAATGGGGATGGTTATGTTGCTAAAGTTGCGGACTTTGGGTTGGCAAAGAGGCAGAATGTGAGGGATGCTAGTGGTGTCAGAGGCACACCTTTGTTCTTTTCTCCTGAGATGGTGAGGTATAGAATTCAGGAAGCGCCTTCAGATATTTGGGCACTTGGGTGTAGTGTGCTGATGATGTTGACTGGAAAACCACCGTGGGCTTCTACCCCTAAATCCGAACTTATGTCTCGGATAGCTACTGAGTCACCGACGATTCCACCCCATATCTCAAAAGAAGCCCACAACTTCTTGAGTTGCTGCTTTGTGAGGCATCCTGTGAAGAGGTTGACGGCTACAGAGCTATTGAGTCACATATTTTTACTAGAACCAGATGAGGGTGAAGTATACATTCAAGAAAAGGCTAAAGTTTCAGATGAGAAGAGTCTTGAAGTAAAGCCTCAATCACAACGTTGTCCTTCAGCTTTGCCAAGTTTTATACCTCTTCCTTCTTCATCATCTGAGGAGGAAGAAGAGCACATCCCTGCTGCAGCGAAGCGAGCATGTTACCGACAGATCCATCCTGTGGCAATCATGGGTTGCCAACCTCCCGTCACTTTTACTGTTCGGGCAAATTGA
- the LOC115959006 gene encoding mitogen-activated protein kinase kinase kinase 17-like, whose amino-acid sequence MGGMKRSREDYIAGGEVSLGYTAPSWSRGQLLGRGGFGSVFVAKLKKPCLGFPPIMAVKSENAASGPSSLSTEQRFLQALKGCPNVVQYFGSDITTTNSGDIIHNVFLELASGSLADFIKKYGSGTGMPEVLVRNCTRSILIGLKQVHDRGFVHCDIKPHNVLLVPNGDGYVAKVADFGLAKRQNVRDASGVRGTHLFFSPEMVRYRIQEAPSDIWALGCSVLMMLTGKPPWASTPKSELMSRIATESPTIPPNISKEAQNFLSCCFVRHPVKRLTATELLSHIFLVESDEGEVYIQEKAKVSDEKSLEVKPQSQRCPSALPSFIPLPSSSSEEEEEHIPAAAKRTCYRQIHPVAIMGCQPPVTFTVRAN is encoded by the coding sequence ATGGGAGGAATGAAGCGAAGCAGAGAGGACTACATTGCCGGTGGTGAGGTTTCTCTGGGTTATACAGCACCGTCTTGGAGCAGAGGCCAATTGCTTGGCCGTGGAGGGTTTGGTTCTGTTTTCGTTGCCAAACTGAAGAAACCCTGTTTGGGATTTCCTCCAATCATGGCTGTGAAATCAGAAAACGCTGCTTCTGGGCCATCTTCACTTTCAACTGAACAACGGTTTCTTCAGGCTTTAAAAGGGTGTCCTAATGTGGTTCAATACTTTGGATCAGACATCACAACCACCAACTCTGGTGACATCATTCACAACGTTTTTCTTGAGCTTGCTTCAGGAAGCTTGGCCGATTTCATCAAGAAATATGGTTCTGGTACTGGGATGCCTGAGGTTCTAGTCAGGAATTGTACGCGGTCTATTTTGATTGGATTGAAGCAAGTTCATGACCGTGGATTTGTACATTGTGATATCAAGCCTCACAATGTCCTGTTAGTACCTAATGGGGATGGTTATGTTGCTAAAGTTGCGGACTTTGGGTTGGCAAAGAGGCAGAATGTGAGGGATGCTAGTGGTGTCAGAGGCACACATTTGTTCTTTTCTCCTGAGATGGTGAGGTATAGAATTCAGGAAGCGCCTTCAGATATTTGGGCACTTGGGTGTAGTGTGCTGATGATGTTGACTGGAAAACCACCGTGGGCTTCTACCCCTAAATCCGAACTTATGTCTCGGATAGCTACTGAGTCACCGACGATTCCACCCAATATCTCAAAAGAAGCCCAGAACTTCTTGAGTTGCTGCTTTGTGAGGCATCCTGTGAAGAGGTTGACGGCTACAGAGCTATTGAGTCACATATTTTTAGTAGAATCAGATGAGGGTGAAGTATACATTCAAGAAAAGGCTAAAGTTTCAGATGAGAAGAGTCTTGAAGTAAAGCCTCAATCACAACGTTGTCCTTCAGCTTTGCCGAGTTTTATACCTCTTCCTTCTTCATCATCTGAGGAGGAAGAAGAGCACATCCCTGCTGCAGCGAAGCGAACATGTTACAGACAGATCCATCCTGTGGCAATCATGGGTTGCCAACCTCCCGTCACTTTTACTGTTCGGGCAAATTGA